The genomic region AAGTTGTCCCATTCTCTACAACTGAGAAAGTTGACGGTGCTTACCTAGATGGTGATACTTTGTATTTCAAAGATGAAGCTATCATGAAAGCATCTGAAATCGGTGTTCCTGGTAGCCACAACGTTGAAAATGCTTTGGCAACAATTGCAATTGCAAAACTCTCAGGTATTGCAAATGAAGCTATTAAAGAAACTTTGTCACATTTTGGTGGGGTTAAACACCGTCTTCAAGCTCTTGGTGAAGTTAACGGCATTAAATTCTATAACGATTCAAAATCAACAAATATTCTAGCAACTCAAAAAGCTCTTTCAGGATTTGATAATTCAAAAGTTATCTTGATTGCTGGTGGTCTTGATCGTGGTAATGAATTTGACGAACTTGTTCCAGATATTACAGGTGTTAAATTGATGGTTATCCTTGGAGAATCAGCTTTTCGTGTGAAACGCGCAGCTGATAAAGCACAAGTTCCGTACGTTGATGCTAAAGATGTCGCAGATGCTACTCATATTGCCTACAGTAAAGCTGAAGCTGGTGATGTTGTTCTCTTGAGCCCTGCTAATGCAAGCTGGGATATGTATAAGAGCTTTGAAGTTCGTGGTGATGAATTTATCGCAACCTTTGAAGCTATTAAAGGAGAATAAGCATGGCTAAAAAAATCGTATTTACCGGTGGTGGTACAGTTGGCCATGTTACTTTGAACTTGATTCTTATCCCAAAATTTATCAAAGATGGTTGGGAAGTTCACTATATTGGTGACAAACATGGAATTGAACATGAACAAATTGAAAAATCAGGTCTAGATGTAACCTTCCATTCTATTGCAACAGGAAAATTAAGACGTTATTTTTCATGGCAAAACATGCTTGATGTGTTCAAAGTGTCATTTGGAATTCTTCAATCAATTGCAATTATCGCTAAAATTCGTCCGCAAGCCCTTTTCTCAAAAGGTGGCTTTGTATCTGTCCCACCAGTCATTGCGGCAAAAACACTTGGAATTCCTGTTTTTGTGCACGAATCTGATTTATCAATGGGCCTAGCTAATAAAATTGCCTATAAATTTGCGACAACGATGTACACAACCTTTGAACAAGCAAAAGGCTTGGTGAAAGCAAAACACGTTGGTGCGATTACAAAAGTTGGTAGCAAAGTTGCTTACGATAACAGCAAAATTGAAGAAATTAAAGCACACTTTAACACTGAATTGAAAACACTTCTTTTCATCGGTGGTTCTGCCGGTGCACGTGTTTTCAATGACTTTATTACAAATACTCCAGAATTAGTTGACCACTATAATGTCATCAACATTTCAGGAGATAAAAGTTTAAACGGATTGAGTCAAAATCTCTATCGAATTGATTATGTCACAGATCTTTACCAGCCTTTGATGGATATAGCAGATGCTGTTGTGACACGCGGTGGTTCAAATACTATTTTTGAATTAGTGGCGATGAATAAATTGCACTTGATTGTGCCTCTTGGAAAAGAAGCTAGTCGAGGAGATCAGCTTGAAAATGCAGCTTATTTTGAGAAAAAAGGTTATGCTCGCCAACTATCTGAAGATCAACTCACTTTCACACATTTGCAAGAAGAGCTCACTCAACTCTTTGAACAAGAAAATAGTTATCACACACAAATGAAAAATTCCACTGAAATCAAGTCACAAGAAGAATTTTATGATCTGCTTAAACAAGATATTTCTAAGACTGCAAAAGGAATTTAAATGACAAAAAAGAAAGAGCCTAAAAAAAGTCAAAAAGCTAAATCAGAAAAAAAATCAGCTTTGACGGAATGGCAAAAACGTAACATTGAGTTTCTAAAGAAAAAAGAAGCTGAAAAAGCGGAAAAGAAAAAACGTCAAGAAAAATTACGCTTAGAGCGCAAGCCGAAAGCAACAGATACTGATACCGAAGCTGAAAAAGTTGAAGAAAAAACTTTGAGTGCAGAAGAAAAGAAAAAGGCTAAAGAAGCAAAAAAAGAAGAAGCTAGAAAAGCCAAAGAGGCTAAAAAATTACAAAAACTGGAAGCTAAAAAAGAGAAAACGCCTCTTCAAAAAGCGATTCATCATGCGCTACCAGTTATCATCACTTCTGCGGTTATTCTTTTGATCTCAATTTTTTTGGTAACACCATTTAGTAAAAAGAAAATCATTACAGTTACAGGAACATCAACGGTTAGTCAAGAAGAAGTGATTAGAGATTCAGGAATTAAGCCGTCTAACTATCCTTTTTTATTGATTTTCCACCATTCAACTTATGAAAAAAATATTATTAGTAAAAATAAAATGGTGAAAAGTGCTAAGTTTACTTACCGTTTCCCAAATAAATTAAATATTGATATTAAAGAGTACAGTATTATTGCTTATGCACAGACTGATGATGGTTATCAACCTATCCTTGAAAATGGGACTCGTATTGGTCTTGTAGGAGCTTCTGAATTACCAGAAAGTTTCTTAACGATTAATTTATCATCAGAAAAAGATATTCAAAAACTCGTTAAGGCTTTTTCAAAATTAGACAGAGATTTGGTTAATCAAATTCAAATTGTCAGCTCAGCTGATTCTGCGACAACATCGGATTTGCTAAAATTAGAAATGCATGATGGAAACGTTGTTCGTGTTCCACTATCTGAGTTAGCTAAGAAATTACCTTATTATTTGAAGATAAAAGATAGTTTACCAGAAAACAGTATTGTTGATATGGAAGTGGGAATTTATGCAACTTCTGAATCCATTGAAGCATCTGTTGCAGCGGATAAAGAAAAAGCTAAAAACGAAAACAAAGAAGAATCAGAATCTGATTCTAAATCTGACGAAGAAAACTCTCAAACAGAGTCAAGTGAGGAAGCTACAGCAACAGAATCAAGCGAAGCTGAAGGCGTAGAAAATCAAGCTCCAGAAGCTACAAATGAAGAGCATCCGAACGAAACCGCAGTAGTTGAACAAGTAGCTCAACAATAAAAGCCAAATTTCAAGTTCAAATTAGCCAGTCTGTAAAAACTTTTTAGGAGATTTATAATTGAATAGTTTCTTTGGATAGTTGTTAATCCAGTTTTCAATAAATGCGACTTGTTGTTGAGTCGCATTTTTGCTTCCCTTAGGCAACCAACGCCGGATGAGTCTATTATGATTCTCATTAGTACCACGCTCCCAAGAAGAATACGGGTGAGCATAATAGATATGAGTAGGGTCAAAAACTTCCGCTAAACGACTGAACTCAGCCCCGTTATCAGCTGTGATAGAATTCATTTGATAATCCTTGAGGATTGCTTTCAGAGCTTGATTGACTGAAACCGCGGACTTATCGGGAATGACTCGAATGATTTGATAACGACTCTTTCTATCGGTTAGAGTCAACAGACACTCGTTTTTTGCCCGTGTTTGAATAACCGTATCAATTTCAAAATCACCGATATTCTCACGCTTATTAATGCTTTCTGGTCGTTCCTCAATAGACTTTCCAGCTGGCTTAAAATGGGGACTAGCATGCTTTTTCTTAGCTTTCTCTTGTCGAGGATAAAGCATATCAGCCTTGGTCAATCCTAAGTGTCCATGATAAATCCAGTAGT from Streptococcus lutetiensis harbors:
- a CDS encoding UDP-N-acetylglucosamine--N-acetylmuramyl-(pentapeptide) pyrophosphoryl-undecaprenol N-acetylglucosamine transferase, which translates into the protein MAKKIVFTGGGTVGHVTLNLILIPKFIKDGWEVHYIGDKHGIEHEQIEKSGLDVTFHSIATGKLRRYFSWQNMLDVFKVSFGILQSIAIIAKIRPQALFSKGGFVSVPPVIAAKTLGIPVFVHESDLSMGLANKIAYKFATTMYTTFEQAKGLVKAKHVGAITKVGSKVAYDNSKIEEIKAHFNTELKTLLFIGGSAGARVFNDFITNTPELVDHYNVINISGDKSLNGLSQNLYRIDYVTDLYQPLMDIADAVVTRGGSNTIFELVAMNKLHLIVPLGKEASRGDQLENAAYFEKKGYARQLSEDQLTFTHLQEELTQLFEQENSYHTQMKNSTEIKSQEEFYDLLKQDISKTAKGI
- a CDS encoding cell division protein FtsQ/DivIB, which encodes MTKKKEPKKSQKAKSEKKSALTEWQKRNIEFLKKKEAEKAEKKKRQEKLRLERKPKATDTDTEAEKVEEKTLSAEEKKKAKEAKKEEARKAKEAKKLQKLEAKKEKTPLQKAIHHALPVIITSAVILLISIFLVTPFSKKKIITVTGTSTVSQEEVIRDSGIKPSNYPFLLIFHHSTYEKNIISKNKMVKSAKFTYRFPNKLNIDIKEYSIIAYAQTDDGYQPILENGTRIGLVGASELPESFLTINLSSEKDIQKLVKAFSKLDRDLVNQIQIVSSADSATTSDLLKLEMHDGNVVRVPLSELAKKLPYYLKIKDSLPENSIVDMEVGIYATSESIEASVAADKEKAKNENKEESESDSKSDEENSQTESSEEATATESSEAEGVENQAPEATNEEHPNETAVVEQVAQQ
- a CDS encoding IS30 family transposase, which codes for MQTYYTPKSKHLTLTERRMIERWLQEGLSNREIARRLAKAPQTINNEVKRGQVRQQVRKGKFEVIYSADFAQKAYQNNRKRSVKQASLTKGLKEKITHYIEQKYSPEMMVKSKGIPVPISTIYYWIYHGHLGLTKADMLYPRQEKAKKKHASPHFKPAGKSIEERPESINKRENIGDFEIDTVIQTRAKNECLLTLTDRKSRYQIIRVIPDKSAVSVNQALKAILKDYQMNSITADNGAEFSRLAEVFDPTHIYYAHPYSSWERGTNENHNRLIRRWLPKGSKNATQQQVAFIENWINNYPKKLFNYKSPKKFLQTG